A genomic stretch from Setaria italica strain Yugu1 chromosome VII, Setaria_italica_v2.0, whole genome shotgun sequence includes:
- the LOC101766987 gene encoding uncharacterized protein LOC101766987: MASPMVATPVQLRTSTGRLSYSSSSPSAARRRFAAVRASAETMATEKLGIRVERNPPESRLSELGVRQWPKWGCEKSKFPWTYSAKETCYLLQGKVKVYPEGHGEEFVEIAAGDLVVFPKGMSCTWDVAEAVDKHYNFE, translated from the exons ATGGCGAGCCCAATGGTAGCCACTCCGGTCCAGCTCCGCACCAGCACCGGCCGCCTCAGCTactcctcttcttcccccagCGCAGCCAGGCGGCGATTCGCGGCGGTGAGGGCGTCGGCGGAGACGATGGCGACGGAGAAGCTGGGCATCAGGGTGGAGCGCAACCCGCCCGAGTCCCGCCTCTCCGAGCTCGGCGTCCGCCAGTGGCCCAA GTGGGGGTGCGAGAAGAGCAAGTTCCCGTGGACCTACTCGGCCAAGGAGACGTGCTACCTGCTGCAGGGGAAGGTGAAGGTGTACCCGGAGGGCCACGGGGAGGAGTTCGTGGAGATCGCCGCGGGGGACCTGGTCGTCTTCCCCAAGGGCATGAGCTGCACCTGGGACGTCGCCGAGGCCGTCGACAAGCACTACAACTTCGAGTAG